The following proteins are encoded in a genomic region of Musa acuminata AAA Group cultivar baxijiao chromosome BXJ2-11, Cavendish_Baxijiao_AAA, whole genome shotgun sequence:
- the LOC103970624 gene encoding uncharacterized protein LOC103970624 isoform X1, translating to MNPSTPLRSPNPSKHGGPGVYQIGGVPVEFPFKPYGSQLAFMGRVISTLDRARRQGRCHALLESPTGTGKSLSLLCSSLAWQRHHQHLVLSGAAAPPPCPPPLASDPLVHGGGFIPPSQPSSDAEEPPAPTSARAQRRQSLPKIYYASRTHSQISQVVREYRKTSYRVPMAILASRKHYCTNKHVCTRDNLDDECKLLLKDENLGCSEYKNAHKVKCHPSLQKGGCYEVHDIEDLVKVGHSVKGCSYFAAQTMAEEAQLVFCPYSYIINPTVRRAMDIDIKGSIVILDEAHNIEDVARDAGSIEVEEDVLFALQTELEHLCMADGGAMTYQPLYDMIQGIISWIGDRKMSMKKHEFEHYSSFWTADKAIRELQQAGITEQCFPILHQCATKAIKAASDEESVGNRLSGMSLIALEGLFSSLSYFFCGNGSRATDYQLALQRYVKREGGNAANGWICKLSLWCLNPAVVFKEIANLSLSVILTSGTLAPMGSFASELGVQFEACLEAPHVIDVESQVWAAVVPAGPANCQLNASYKTADGYAFQDGLGASLEEICKIAPGGVLVFFPSYKLLEKLHFRWSQTGQWSRLNAEKLLFVEPRGAMDEFEPVLKGYYEAIRGNTGAPHVKKRLGLMRASKNPSSKECSQNPAKGAAFLAVCRGKVSEGIDFSDENARVVVIVGIPFPNKNDIHVVLKKKYNDTYRSSKHLLSGSEWYCHQAFRALNQAAGRCIRHRFDYGAIIFLDERFTEERNLTYISKWLKSSIKHFNSFDESLMGLRSFFETAQKQFGQKGDHPTSKNVSQTESYNSDFSEENSLSSKSSLNQGIQKEKVKKVKVNHQSARKTIHESRAAPAKNNKLIKSSSLDGESAPLSSLKDYFIKGGKATSETNIKPSIFHGDYVDPNESTRKQSKCLETISAGLCETKLHQPLVSESFNADDNNATCESVSKVESLYPAVATFDQFRERATLSPSTFSNGTISEDTLASAGSPESNKCMDPFNLEKEIFLNMSVSSHSEKRRKLTDLQMTGLNQMDCISSDTESFYPVDSVSSISRETDQISETPFSDNCSASQHQIPSQGMFIQNGGTSVEKKLVLSCLYCNSPLGLQKNDFLVRCSLTSSSKAFLAYVLKHGPPTEGRLNSLRSTPETDVPVVACDSSAVDHHIFDKGIKEVASQHDFWSEEDGCVFRILNCPFCTARKRCLGVRIIAADASNSHLLNKVLFFAYYLDMKDEQKPTTKVSMPISCNAPGQGSALTEIERDSYVSCPQKTELLNARRSKQLSLPKKDQCSLEHRAGV from the exons ATGAATCCCTCGACGCCACTTCGAAGCCCTAACCCTAGCAAGCACGGCGGCCCCGGCGTCTACCAGATCGGCGGCGTCCCCGTGGAGTTCCCCTTCAAGCCCTACGGCTCCCAGCTCGCCTTCATGGGGCGCGTCATCTCCACCCTCGATCGCGCCCGCCGGCAGGGCCGATGCCACGCTCTCCTCGAGTCCCCCACCGGCACCGGCAAGTCCCTCTCCCTCCTCTGCTCCTCCCTCGCCTGGCAGCGCCACCACCAGCACCTCGTCCTATCTGGGGCCGCTGCTCCGCCCCCGTGTCCCCCGCCGCTCGCGTCCGATCCCCTCGTCCATGGTGGCGGATTTATTCCCCCGTCCCAGCCTTCGA GTGACGCTGAGGAACCTCCGGCGCCTACAAGCGCTAGAGCTCAGAGGAGACAGTCGCTTCCCAAAATCTACTATGCTTC GAGGACTCACTCCCAGATAAGTCAGGTGGTTCGTGAATATAGGAAAACATCCTATCGGGTGCCAATGGCAATTCTG GCATCACGAAAGCACTACTGCACTAACAAGCATGTGTGCACAAGAGATAATCTGGATGATGAATG TAAATTGCTTCTGAAGGATGAAAACCTAGGTTGCAGTGAATACAA AAATGCACACAAAGTCAAATGTCATCCCTCTCTTCAGAAAGGTGGCTGTTATGAGGTTCATGACATTGAAGATCTTGTAAAAGTTGGGCACAGTGTGAAAG GTTGTTCATATTTTGCTGCACAAACAATGGCTGAGGAAGCTCAGCTAGTTTTCTGCCCATACAGTTACATTATAAATCCAACAGTCCGGAGAGCAATGGATATAGATATAAAAGGATCCATTGTGATACTGGATGAGGCCCA CAACATAGAGGATGTTGCACGTGATGCAGGGAGTATAGAAGTTGAAGAGGATGTGCTTTTTG CATTGCAAACGGAACTTGAACACTTATGCATGGCTGATGGTGGAGCAATGACATACCAACCATTATATGACATGATTCAG GGAATAATAAGTTGGATAGGTGACAGGAAAATGAGCATGAAAAAGCATGAATTTGAGCACTACTCTTCATT TTGGACTGCTGATAAGGCCATTAGGGAGCTCCAACAGGCTGGAATTACAGAACAATGTTTTCCAATTCTACATCAATGTGCCACGAAG GCAATTAAAGCTGCTTCAGATGAAGAATCTGTTGGAAACCGTTTAAGTGGCATGTCCTTAATTGCATTGGAAG GTCTATTCTCCTCACTTAGTTATTTCTTCTGTGGAAATGGCAGCCGTGCAACTGATTATCAACTAGCATTGCAACGTTATGTTAAAAGAGAAGGCG gTAATGCTGCGAATGGCTGGATCTGCAAATTGAGTTTGTGGTGCCTGAATCCTGCTGTTGTTTTCAAAGAGATTGCAAATCTGTCTCTTTCAGTTATCCTTACATCAGG AACTCTTGCCCCGATGGGCTCATTTGCATCTGAACTTGGAGTGCAGTTTGAAGCTTGCTTGGAAGCACCACATGTCATTGATGTGGAATCACAA GTTTGGGCTGCAGTAGTCCCTGCAGGTCCTGCAAATTGCCAGTTAAATGCCAGCTACAAAACTGCTGATGGATATGCTTTCCAG GATGGACTTGGAGCTTCTCTAGAGGAAATATGCAAGATTGCACCAGGTGGTGTTCTTGTTTTCTTTCCTAGTTATAAGTTGTTGGAAAAGCTACATTTTCGATGGAGTCAGACAGGTCAATGGTCTCGATTGAATGCTGAAAAGCTCCTTTTTGTTG AACCAAGAGGAGCTATGGATGAATTTGAACCTGTTCTTAAAGGCTATTATGAAGCAATTCGTGGGAATACAGGGGCTCCTCATGTGAAAAAAAGACTTGGTCTAATGAGAGCCTCCAAAAATCCTTCCAGCAAGGAGTGCTCACAAAATCCTGCAAAAGGAGCAGCTTTTCTTGCAGTTTGCCGAGGCAAG GTATCAGAAGGTATTGACTTCTCAGATGAAAATGCTAGGGTAGTT GTGATTGTTGGTATTCCATTTCCAAACAA AAATGACATTCATGTGGTGTTAAAGAAGAAGTATAATGATACATATAGATCATCAAAGCATCTCCTTAGTGGGAGCGAATGGTATTGCCACCAAGCATTCCGTGCTCTGAATCAAGCTGCAG GTCGCTGCATTCGCCACAGATTTGATTATGGAGCTATTATTTTTTTAG ATGAGCGGTTCACGGAGGAACGAAATCTCACGTACATCTCAAAGTGGCTGAAGAGTTCAATCAAGCATTTCAACAGCTTTGATGAATCTCTCATGGGGTTACGAAGCTTTTTTGAAACTGCTCAG AAGCAGTTTGGTCAAAAAGGTGACCATCCAACTAGCAAGAATGTTTCTCAGACTGAATCATACAATTCTGATTTTAGCGAGGAAAACTCATTATCCTCAAAATCAAGTCTGAACCAGGGGATTCAAAAGGAAAAAGTTAAGAAAGTCAAGGTCAACCATCAGAGTGCAAGGAAGACTATCCATGAGAGTAGAGCAGCTCCTGCAAAAAATAACAAATTAATCAAATCTTCAAGCCTTGATGGGGAAAGTGCCCCTCTCTCTTCATTGAAGGATTACTTTATCAAGGGAGGCAAGGCAACTAGTGAGACAAATATCAAACCCTCAATCTTCCATGGAGACTATGTGGACCCTAACGAAAGTACCCGGAAGCAATCCAA ATGTTTGGAGACCATATCGGCAGGATTGTGTGAAACCAAGTTGCATCAGCCTCTAGTCAGTGAAAGCTTCAATGCAGATGATAATAATGCTACTTGCGAAAGTGTGTCCAAGGTTGAAAGCCTGTATCCTGCTGTAGCCACCTTCGACCAGTTTCGAGAGAGAGCCACTCTTTCACCCTCAACATTTTCAAATGGAACCATATCTGAAGATACATTGGCATCAGCAGGTTCTCCTGAAAGTAACAAGTGCATGGATCCCTTCAATCTTGAGAAAGAAATATTCTTGAACATGAGTGTGAGTTCCCACAgtgaaaaaagaagaaagctaaCAGATTTGCAAATGACTGGTCTTAATCAGATGGACTGTATTAGTTCTGATACAGAATCCTTCTACCCAGTTGACTCTGTCAGCAGCATATCAAGAGAAACTGATCAAATATCTGAAACACCATTTTCAGACAACTGTTCAGCATCCCAGCACCAGATACCAAGTCAAGGAATGTTCATACAAAATGGTGGTACATCTGTAGAAAAGAAGCTAGTATTAAGTTGTTTGTACTGTAATAGTCCATTGGGATTGCAGAAGAATGATTTCCTAGTTAGGTGttcattgacttcatcatcaaaggcTTTCTTGGCATATGTGCTGAAGCATGGACCTCCAACTGAAGGTCGTTTAAATTCTCTTCGCAGTACACCAGAGACAGACGTGCCCGTTGTAGCTTGTGATTCCTCCGCTGTTGACCATCACATCTTTGATAAGGGCATCAAAGAGGTTGCTTCACAACATGATTTCTGGTCTGAAGAAGACGGTTGTGTATTCAGGATACTTAACTGCCCCTTCTGTACTGCACGAAAGCGGTGCCTGGGCGTGCGAATTATTGCAGCTGATGCATCTAATAGTCACTTACTGAACAAG GTTCTCTTTTTTGCATATTATTTGGATATGAAAGATGAACAAAAACCAACGACAAAG GTTTCCATGCCCATTAGTTGCAATGCTCCAGGACAAGGATCAGCCCTAACTGAGATTGAGAGAGATTCATATGTTTCTTGTCCACAGAAGACTGAGCTCTTAAATGCTAGAAGATCGAAG CAGCTCAGTCTACCCAAAAAAGATCAATGTTCTTTGGAGCATCGAGCTGGAGTCTAG
- the LOC135627850 gene encoding glycosyltransferase family 92 protein At1g27200-like — translation MRRRVTTSVLSIAIFFLLAASFSLHVFRHLLPSGNAINSRTLNQPVDRLRNYAVGEAAVSVLRVLRSPPRHRPPPTESVLLLDWDVLLLPSPNTSTAASGRPLSCLFHTGATSLARPAGPVAFLCSLPNSLRRFRPFYTPRLSEASSNASGWVGQEDPPREMLRSTQLAYESVSTADDVIVFVKGVNRRRDRDLPASSLRCVFSPASGGAAVATTSVTSSAQEAFRCAHPPAAEVSSIGPFRVSISTGPEAAPIPTLANYHRPGGPASGGRLSICACTMVFNAAKFLPEWVVYHAAIGVERFFLYDNGSEDELESVVSRLGSQGFDVTTRFWPWPKTQEAGFSHCAVVNRDECEWMAFIDVDEFVYSTDWDDSDQPNRSMMGSLVAVGPEVGQISIKCLDFGPSGHRAHPPGGVTQGYTCRRRNEERHKSLLRLDAAAVSLVNSVHHFELREGFETKQVEVGEARLNHYKYQAWKEFKAKFRRRVSAYVVDWKEPMNLASKDRPPGLGSDPIEPKGWTDMFCEVNDTRLRDATRRWFTEVKLDGAERMAWDS, via the coding sequence ATGCGACGGAGGGTGACGACGTCGGTCCTTTCCATcgccatcttcttcctcctcgccgCCTCCTTCTCCTTGCATGTCTTCCGTCACCTCCTCCCCTCAGGCAACGCCATCAACTCCAGGACCCTGAACCAGCCCGTCGACCGCCTGCGCAATTATGCGGTCGGCGAGGCCGCGGTATCGGTCCTCCGTGTATTACGCTCCCCCCCGCGCCACCGCCCACCGCCCACGGAGTCCGTCCTCCTCCTCGACTGGGACGTGCTCCTCCTTCCCTCTCCTAATACTTCCACCGCCGCGAGCGGCAGGCCGCTCTCTTGCCTTTTCCATACCGGCGCCACCTCCCTTGCCCGCCCCGCCGGCCCGGTCGCCTTCCTCTGCTCCCTCCCCAACAGCCTCCGACGCTTCCGGCCCTTCTACACCCCACGCCTCTCCGAGGCCTCTTCCAACGCTTCTGGGTGGGTGGGCCAGGAGGATCCCCCCCGGGAGATGTTGCGGTCCACGCAGCTCGCCTACGAGTCGGTCTCCACCGCTGACGACGTCATCGTCTTCGTGAAGGGCGTCAATCGTCGACGGGATCGCGACCTCCCCGCCTCCAGCCTTCGCTGCGTCTTCTCCCCCGCCTCCGGCGGCGCCGCGGTCGCCACGACCTCGGTCACTTCCTCGGCCCAGGAGGCGTTCCGCTGCGCTCACCCGCCCGCCGCCGAGGTGTCAAGCATCGGTCCCTTCAGGGTCTCCATCTCGACCGGGCCGGAGGCGGCGCCTATCCCTACGCTCGCCAATTACCACCGGCCAGGTGGCCCTGCGAGCGGGGGCCGCTTGTCGATCTGCGCCTGCACGATGGTGTTCAACGCCGCCAAGTTCCTCCCGGAGTGGGTGGTGTACCACGCCGCCATCGGCGTGGAGCGCTTCTTCCTGTACGACAACGGGAGCGAGGACGAGCTGGAGTCGGTGGTGAGTCGACTCGGCTCGCAGGGTTTCGACGTGACGACCCGGTTCTGGCCTTGGCCGAAGACCCAGGAGGCCGGCTTCTCCCACTGCGCCGTGGTGAACCGCGACGAGTGTGAGTGGATGGCATTCATCGACGTGGACGAATTCGTGTACTCCACGGACTGGGACGACTCGGACCAACCCAACCGGTCCATGATGGGCTCGCTCGTAGCGGTCGGGCCGGAGGTGGGCCAGATTTCCATAAAATGCCTGGATTTCGGGCCCTCAGGGCACAGGGCCCACCCTCCAGGCGGCGTCACCCAGGGGTACACCTGCCGTCGGCGGAACGAGGAGCGGCACAAGTCGCTGCTCCGCCTCGACGCGGCGGCCGTCTCGCTGGTGAACTCGGTCCACCATTTCGAGTTGCGGGAGGGGTTCGAGACCAAGCAGGTCGAGGTGGGGGAGGCGAGGCTGAACCACTACAAATACCAAGCATGGAAGGAGTTCAAGGCCAAGTTCCGGCGGCGCGTGTCGGCGTACGTGGTGGATTGGAAGGAACCGATGAACCTGGCGTCGAAGGATCGGCCGCCCGGTCTGGGGTCCGACCCGATCGAGCCGAAGGGTTGGACCGACATGTTCTGCGAGGTGAACGACACCCGGCTCAGGGACGCAACGCGGAGGTGGTTCACCGAGGTGAAGCTCGATGGGGCAGAGAGAATGGCTTGGGATAGCTAG
- the LOC135627851 gene encoding DNA-binding protein MNB1B-like, which translates to MKRGKSKVDAPKKADGRLSVKKGPERTGKKPRKTKADKDPNKPKRPPSAFFVFMEEFRKSFKEKNPNNKSVSVVGKAAGDKWKSLSEAEKAPYVAKAAKFKTEYTKKLASYNKNQSGGGSHDADDEDESDKSSSEVNDDDEEGSGEEEEDDE; encoded by the exons ATGAAACGGGGCAAGTCGAAGGTGGATGCACCCAAGAAGGCCGATGGCAG GCTTTCCGTAAAGAAGGGACCGGAACGGACGGGTAAGAAGCCCAGGAAGACGAAGGCCGACAAGGATCCCAACAAACCCAAGAGGCCCCCCAGTGCCTTCTTCGTCTTCAT GGAGGAATTCAGGAAGTCGTTCAAGGAAAAGAACCCCAACAACAAGTCGGTCTCTGTG GTTGGTAAAGCTGCAGGAGACAAGTGGAAATCCCTGTCGGAAGCC GAGAAGGCTCCTTATGTCGCCAAGGCAGCTAAGTTTAAGACGGAGTACACCAAGAAATTAGCTTCCTATAATAAGAACCAA TCTGGTGGAGGAAGCCATGATGCTGATGATGAAGACGAGTCTGACAAATCCAGCTCTGAGgtgaatgatgatgatgaagaaggaaGTGGAGAG gaagaagaggatgatgaaTGA
- the LOC103970624 gene encoding uncharacterized protein LOC103970624 isoform X2 has translation MNPSTPLRSPNPSKHGGPGVYQIGGVPVEFPFKPYGSQLAFMGRVISTLDRARRQGRCHALLESPTGTGKSLSLLCSSLAWQRHHQHLVLSGAAAPPPCPPPLASDPLVHGGGFIPPSQPSSDAEEPPAPTSARAQRRQSLPKIYYASRTHSQISQVVREYRKTSYRVPMAILASRKHYCTNKHVCTRDNLDDECKLLLKDENLGCSEYKNAHKVKCHPSLQKGGCYEVHDIEDLVKVGHSVKGCSYFAAQTMAEEAQLVFCPYSYIINPTVRRAMDIDIKGSIVILDEAHNIEDVARDAGSIEVEEDVLFALQTELEHLCMADGGAMTYQPLYDMIQGIISWIGDRKMSMKKHEFEHYSSFWTADKAIRELQQAGITEQCFPILHQCATKAIKAASDEESVGNRLSGMSLIALEGLFSSLSYFFCGNGSRATDYQLALQRYVKREGGNAANGWICKLSLWCLNPAVVFKEIANLSLSVILTSGTLAPMGSFASELGVQFEACLEAPHVIDVESQVWAAVVPAGPANCQLNASYKTADGYAFQDGLGASLEEICKIAPGGVLVFFPSYKLLEKLHFRWSQTGQWSRLNAEKLLFVEPRGAMDEFEPVLKGYYEAIRGNTGAPHVKKRLGLMRASKNPSSKECSQNPAKGAAFLAVCRGKVSEGIDFSDENARVVVIVGIPFPNKNDIHVVLKKKYNDTYRSSKHLLSGSEWYCHQAFRALNQAAGRCIRHRFDYGAIIFLDERFTEERNLTYISKWLKSSIKHFNSFDESLMGLRSFFETAQKQFGQKGDHPTSKNVSQTESYNSDFSEENSLSSKSSLNQGIQKEKVKKVKVNHQSARKTIHESRAAPAKNNKLIKSSSLDGESAPLSSLKDYFIKGGKATSETNIKPSIFHGDYVDPNESTRKQSKCLETISAGLCETKLHQPLVSESFNADDNNATCESVSKVESLYPAVATFDQFRERATLSPSTFSNGTISEDTLASAGSPESNKCMDPFNLEKEIFLNMSVSSHSEKRRKLTDLQMTGLNQMDCISSDTESFYPVDSVSSISRETDQISETPFSDNCSASQHQIPSQGMFIQNGGTSVEKKLVLSCLYCNSPLGLQKNDFLVRCSLTSSSKAFLAYVLKHGPPTEGRLNSLRSTPETDVPVVACDSSAVDHHIFDKGIKEVASQHDFWSEEDGCVFRILNCPFCTARKRCLGVRIIAADASNSHLLNKVLFFAYYLDMKDEQKPTTKVSMPISCNAPGQGSALTEIERDSYVSCPQKTELLNARRSKLSLPKKDQCSLEHRAGV, from the exons ATGAATCCCTCGACGCCACTTCGAAGCCCTAACCCTAGCAAGCACGGCGGCCCCGGCGTCTACCAGATCGGCGGCGTCCCCGTGGAGTTCCCCTTCAAGCCCTACGGCTCCCAGCTCGCCTTCATGGGGCGCGTCATCTCCACCCTCGATCGCGCCCGCCGGCAGGGCCGATGCCACGCTCTCCTCGAGTCCCCCACCGGCACCGGCAAGTCCCTCTCCCTCCTCTGCTCCTCCCTCGCCTGGCAGCGCCACCACCAGCACCTCGTCCTATCTGGGGCCGCTGCTCCGCCCCCGTGTCCCCCGCCGCTCGCGTCCGATCCCCTCGTCCATGGTGGCGGATTTATTCCCCCGTCCCAGCCTTCGA GTGACGCTGAGGAACCTCCGGCGCCTACAAGCGCTAGAGCTCAGAGGAGACAGTCGCTTCCCAAAATCTACTATGCTTC GAGGACTCACTCCCAGATAAGTCAGGTGGTTCGTGAATATAGGAAAACATCCTATCGGGTGCCAATGGCAATTCTG GCATCACGAAAGCACTACTGCACTAACAAGCATGTGTGCACAAGAGATAATCTGGATGATGAATG TAAATTGCTTCTGAAGGATGAAAACCTAGGTTGCAGTGAATACAA AAATGCACACAAAGTCAAATGTCATCCCTCTCTTCAGAAAGGTGGCTGTTATGAGGTTCATGACATTGAAGATCTTGTAAAAGTTGGGCACAGTGTGAAAG GTTGTTCATATTTTGCTGCACAAACAATGGCTGAGGAAGCTCAGCTAGTTTTCTGCCCATACAGTTACATTATAAATCCAACAGTCCGGAGAGCAATGGATATAGATATAAAAGGATCCATTGTGATACTGGATGAGGCCCA CAACATAGAGGATGTTGCACGTGATGCAGGGAGTATAGAAGTTGAAGAGGATGTGCTTTTTG CATTGCAAACGGAACTTGAACACTTATGCATGGCTGATGGTGGAGCAATGACATACCAACCATTATATGACATGATTCAG GGAATAATAAGTTGGATAGGTGACAGGAAAATGAGCATGAAAAAGCATGAATTTGAGCACTACTCTTCATT TTGGACTGCTGATAAGGCCATTAGGGAGCTCCAACAGGCTGGAATTACAGAACAATGTTTTCCAATTCTACATCAATGTGCCACGAAG GCAATTAAAGCTGCTTCAGATGAAGAATCTGTTGGAAACCGTTTAAGTGGCATGTCCTTAATTGCATTGGAAG GTCTATTCTCCTCACTTAGTTATTTCTTCTGTGGAAATGGCAGCCGTGCAACTGATTATCAACTAGCATTGCAACGTTATGTTAAAAGAGAAGGCG gTAATGCTGCGAATGGCTGGATCTGCAAATTGAGTTTGTGGTGCCTGAATCCTGCTGTTGTTTTCAAAGAGATTGCAAATCTGTCTCTTTCAGTTATCCTTACATCAGG AACTCTTGCCCCGATGGGCTCATTTGCATCTGAACTTGGAGTGCAGTTTGAAGCTTGCTTGGAAGCACCACATGTCATTGATGTGGAATCACAA GTTTGGGCTGCAGTAGTCCCTGCAGGTCCTGCAAATTGCCAGTTAAATGCCAGCTACAAAACTGCTGATGGATATGCTTTCCAG GATGGACTTGGAGCTTCTCTAGAGGAAATATGCAAGATTGCACCAGGTGGTGTTCTTGTTTTCTTTCCTAGTTATAAGTTGTTGGAAAAGCTACATTTTCGATGGAGTCAGACAGGTCAATGGTCTCGATTGAATGCTGAAAAGCTCCTTTTTGTTG AACCAAGAGGAGCTATGGATGAATTTGAACCTGTTCTTAAAGGCTATTATGAAGCAATTCGTGGGAATACAGGGGCTCCTCATGTGAAAAAAAGACTTGGTCTAATGAGAGCCTCCAAAAATCCTTCCAGCAAGGAGTGCTCACAAAATCCTGCAAAAGGAGCAGCTTTTCTTGCAGTTTGCCGAGGCAAG GTATCAGAAGGTATTGACTTCTCAGATGAAAATGCTAGGGTAGTT GTGATTGTTGGTATTCCATTTCCAAACAA AAATGACATTCATGTGGTGTTAAAGAAGAAGTATAATGATACATATAGATCATCAAAGCATCTCCTTAGTGGGAGCGAATGGTATTGCCACCAAGCATTCCGTGCTCTGAATCAAGCTGCAG GTCGCTGCATTCGCCACAGATTTGATTATGGAGCTATTATTTTTTTAG ATGAGCGGTTCACGGAGGAACGAAATCTCACGTACATCTCAAAGTGGCTGAAGAGTTCAATCAAGCATTTCAACAGCTTTGATGAATCTCTCATGGGGTTACGAAGCTTTTTTGAAACTGCTCAG AAGCAGTTTGGTCAAAAAGGTGACCATCCAACTAGCAAGAATGTTTCTCAGACTGAATCATACAATTCTGATTTTAGCGAGGAAAACTCATTATCCTCAAAATCAAGTCTGAACCAGGGGATTCAAAAGGAAAAAGTTAAGAAAGTCAAGGTCAACCATCAGAGTGCAAGGAAGACTATCCATGAGAGTAGAGCAGCTCCTGCAAAAAATAACAAATTAATCAAATCTTCAAGCCTTGATGGGGAAAGTGCCCCTCTCTCTTCATTGAAGGATTACTTTATCAAGGGAGGCAAGGCAACTAGTGAGACAAATATCAAACCCTCAATCTTCCATGGAGACTATGTGGACCCTAACGAAAGTACCCGGAAGCAATCCAA ATGTTTGGAGACCATATCGGCAGGATTGTGTGAAACCAAGTTGCATCAGCCTCTAGTCAGTGAAAGCTTCAATGCAGATGATAATAATGCTACTTGCGAAAGTGTGTCCAAGGTTGAAAGCCTGTATCCTGCTGTAGCCACCTTCGACCAGTTTCGAGAGAGAGCCACTCTTTCACCCTCAACATTTTCAAATGGAACCATATCTGAAGATACATTGGCATCAGCAGGTTCTCCTGAAAGTAACAAGTGCATGGATCCCTTCAATCTTGAGAAAGAAATATTCTTGAACATGAGTGTGAGTTCCCACAgtgaaaaaagaagaaagctaaCAGATTTGCAAATGACTGGTCTTAATCAGATGGACTGTATTAGTTCTGATACAGAATCCTTCTACCCAGTTGACTCTGTCAGCAGCATATCAAGAGAAACTGATCAAATATCTGAAACACCATTTTCAGACAACTGTTCAGCATCCCAGCACCAGATACCAAGTCAAGGAATGTTCATACAAAATGGTGGTACATCTGTAGAAAAGAAGCTAGTATTAAGTTGTTTGTACTGTAATAGTCCATTGGGATTGCAGAAGAATGATTTCCTAGTTAGGTGttcattgacttcatcatcaaaggcTTTCTTGGCATATGTGCTGAAGCATGGACCTCCAACTGAAGGTCGTTTAAATTCTCTTCGCAGTACACCAGAGACAGACGTGCCCGTTGTAGCTTGTGATTCCTCCGCTGTTGACCATCACATCTTTGATAAGGGCATCAAAGAGGTTGCTTCACAACATGATTTCTGGTCTGAAGAAGACGGTTGTGTATTCAGGATACTTAACTGCCCCTTCTGTACTGCACGAAAGCGGTGCCTGGGCGTGCGAATTATTGCAGCTGATGCATCTAATAGTCACTTACTGAACAAG GTTCTCTTTTTTGCATATTATTTGGATATGAAAGATGAACAAAAACCAACGACAAAG GTTTCCATGCCCATTAGTTGCAATGCTCCAGGACAAGGATCAGCCCTAACTGAGATTGAGAGAGATTCATATGTTTCTTGTCCACAGAAGACTGAGCTCTTAAATGCTAGAAGATCGAAG CTCAGTCTACCCAAAAAAGATCAATGTTCTTTGGAGCATCGAGCTGGAGTCTAG